A single genomic interval of Clostridium facile harbors:
- a CDS encoding ribose-phosphate diphosphokinase, whose product MSLHGKDIKIFAGNGSKHVAAHIAKELGLPVGDAEVSTFSDGEISVSIKESVRGSDCFVVQSTCQPVNTHIMELLIMIDALKRASAGRITAVIPYFGYARQDRKAKARDPISAKLVADLISTAGADRILTMDLHAPQIQGFFDIPVDHLLGVPILAPYFEKRFESCKDDLMVVSPDLGSVTRARNFAARVDAPLAIVDKRRQRANVCEVMNIIGNVQGKKVVIVDDMIDTAGTLCNAAKAIIDVGGATEVYACATHGVLSGPAIERLENSVIKELVILDTIEQPKEKMMDKLTILPVAPVFAEAIERIYEDKPVSPLFG is encoded by the coding sequence ATGAGTTTACATGGTAAGGATATTAAAATTTTTGCTGGAAATGGCAGCAAGCATGTGGCAGCCCACATTGCCAAAGAACTTGGCCTTCCAGTAGGGGACGCAGAAGTTTCTACCTTTAGCGATGGAGAGATTTCTGTATCAATCAAAGAATCCGTTAGGGGTTCTGACTGTTTCGTGGTACAGTCTACCTGCCAGCCAGTTAACACCCATATTATGGAGCTGTTGATTATGATTGACGCGTTAAAACGCGCTTCTGCAGGTAGAATTACAGCAGTAATTCCGTATTTTGGGTATGCTCGCCAAGATAGAAAAGCAAAGGCACGTGATCCAATTTCCGCTAAACTAGTAGCTGATTTGATTTCCACTGCCGGTGCTGACCGTATTTTAACAATGGATTTACATGCTCCTCAAATTCAAGGTTTCTTTGATATTCCTGTGGATCACCTGTTGGGCGTTCCAATTTTAGCGCCTTATTTTGAAAAAAGATTTGAATCCTGTAAAGATGATTTGATGGTGGTTTCTCCAGATTTAGGTTCTGTTACCCGTGCTCGCAACTTTGCAGCCCGTGTGGACGCTCCTCTTGCTATTGTGGATAAACGCCGTCAGAGAGCAAATGTATGTGAAGTAATGAACATCATTGGTAATGTACAGGGAAAAAAGGTTGTTATTGTTGACGATATGATTGATACTGCTGGTACTTTGTGCAATGCAGCCAAAGCAATTATTGATGTTGGTGGTGCTACTGAAGTATATGCTTGCGCTACCCATGGCGTTTTGTCCGGTCCAGCGATTGAACGCTTGGAAAACAGTGTTATTAAAGAGTTAGTTATCTTGGATACCATTGAACAGCCAAAAGAAAAAATGATGGACAAATTAACTATTTTGCCAGTGGCTCCTGTTTTTGCGGAAGCAATTGAAAGAATTTATGAGGATAAA